One part of the Hypomesus transpacificus isolate Combined female unplaced genomic scaffold, fHypTra1 scaffold_333, whole genome shotgun sequence genome encodes these proteins:
- the ropn1l gene encoding ropporin-1-like protein, translating to MPPPDTMYCAQQINIPPELPDILKQFTKAAIRTQPHDVLQWSAAYFNALSKGDTLPAKERMEMPVATQKTDTGLTPGLLKVLHKQLSSKETVAKEDLQQKWQGLCLPLEQLDTLLALGNFSTDITWMHFFALGCSTLGGTIISSLKFACEILTEDEEGGAARIPFDTFVGLYNYLAHLDGEIPQQQTDSFLHSLRESVGPQGGMVRPADLIGLEAVDVTDPPRSSSYMGLPGAVRTE from the exons ATGCCTCCTCCAGACACCATGTACTGCGCCCAGCAAATCAACATCCCCCCTGAGCTGCCAGACATCTTGAAACAGTTCACCAAGGCAGCCATCAGGACCCAGCCCCACGATGTGCTGCAGTGGTCGGCTGC CTACTTCAACGCCCTGTCCAAAGGGGACACGCTTCCAGccaaggagaggatggagatgcCCGTGGCCACACAGAAGACTGACACGGGACTGACACCTGGTCTGCTCAAAGTCCTCCACAAGCAG CTGTCTTCTAAAGAGACGGTGGCTAAGGAGGACCTCCAGCAGAAGTGGCAAGGCCTGTGTCTGCccctggagcagctggacaCATTGCTGGCACTGGGAAACTTCAGCACCGACATCACCTGGATGCATTTCTTTGCTCTGGGCTGCAGCACtctgggaggg accatCATCAGCTCGCTGAAGTTTGCGTGTGAGATCCTGacggaggatgaggaggggggtgccGCCCGGATCCCCTTTGACACGTTTGTGGGTCTGTACAACTACCTGGCCCACCTGGATGGTGAGATCCCccagcagcagacagacagcttcCTGCACAGCCTGAGGGagtctgt GGGTCCCCAGGGAGGGATGGTGAGACCGGCTGACCTCATCGGTCTGGAGGCTGTGGACGTGACGGATCCTCCCAGATCCTCCAGCTACATGGGTCTCCCTGGCGCGGTCAGGACAGAGTAG